The Syntrophotalea acetylenivorans genome contains the following window.
GCGGGCGGCTTCAGGCCTTCCCTGGGGTAGTTTGGCTAGTTGGCCGACTTTGGCTGAGACAAATAGCATAGCCGAACCGTTAGGACAGGCGGCCACGCAGGCGCCGCAACCGATGCATTCAGCGGCATCCATGGCGGTATCGGCATCGGCTTTGGGGATCAGAATGGCGTTGGCGTCGGCCACGCCTCCGGTGTTGACAGAAACGTAGCCACCGGCTTCGATAATGCGATCCATGGCGGTGCGGTCTACGATCAGGTCCTTGACGACCGGAAAGGCCCGGGCCCGCCAGGGCTCTATATAGATTTCATCACCGTCCTTGAACTCGCGCATATGCAGCTGGCAGACGGTCGTTTCGGCTTGCGGACCATGAGGTTGACCATTGATTACCTGGGAACAGGTGCCACAAATCCCTTCGCGACAATCGTGGTCGAAGACGATTGGCTCGCGCCCCTCTTTGATCAATTCTTCGTTTACCTCGTCGAGCATCTCCAGGAAGGACATGTCGGGGCTGACATCTTTGGCTTGATAGCGTTCCAGTCGGCCCTTGTCTTCGGGGCCCTGCTGACGCCAGACATGCAGTGTCAGGTTCATTATTTATAACTCCTTACCGCCAGTTCGATATTTTCAAAAGTCAAAGGCTCTTTGTGCAGTTGCGGCGTTTTTCCGGTACCGCCGTATTCCCAGGCTGCAACGTAGGAATATTGGTCATCCTTGCGTACGGCTTCGCCGTCCTCGGTCTGGTGCTCGACCCGGAAATGACCACCGCAGGACTCGTCCCGGTTGAGAGCATCTCTTGCCAGCAGTTCGCCAAATTCCAGATAGTCGGCAACGCGGCCGGCTTTTTCCAGCTCCTGGTTAAGGTCGGCACCGTTGCCGGGAACACGCACGTTATTCCAGAATTCCTCCCGCAGGGCCGGAATCTTCTCCAGGGCGTTTCGGAGGCTTTCTTCGCTGCGGGCCATGCCGACATCTTCCCACATGATGTGGCCCAGTTCGCGATGAAAGTCATTGACGGTCTTGCGGCCATTAACGGCCAGCAATTTGTTGGTAAGCCCTTCGACCTGCGCGGCCGAGTCACGGAATTCGTCATCTTTGCTGCTGGCCTTGCCAGGCTCGGTTCGGGCCAGGTAGTCGGCGATGGTATAGGGGGCGATGAAGTAACCGTCGGCCAGTCCCTGCATCAGGGCGCTGGCACCGAGGCGATTGGCGCCATGGTCGGAAAAGTTGGCTTCGCCAAGGACAAACAGGCCGGGCAGGTTGCTCTGCAGGTTGTAATCGACCCACAGGCCTCCCATGGCGTAATGCAGGGCCGGATAGATGCGCATCGGTTGCTGATAAGCGTTTTCTCCGGTGATTCGCTGATACATGTCGAACAGATTGCCGTAGCGGGCCCGAATCGTGTCTTCGCCCAGACGTTCAATGGCATCGGTGAAGTCAAGATAGACCCCGCGACCACTGCCGACGCCGAGACCGGCATCGCAGGCCTGTTTGGCGGCACGAGAAGCGATGTCCCGGGGTGCCAGGTTGCCGAAACTGGGGTATTTGCGTTCCAGGTAGTAGTCGCGCTCGTCCTCTGGGATTTGCTGAGCCGGACGCTGGTCACCCTTGTTCTTGGGTACCCAAATGCGCCCATCGTTTCGCAGGGACTCGGACATCAACGTCAGTTTGGACTGGTGATCGCCGGTGACGGGGATACAGGTCGGGTGAATCTGCGTATAACAGGGATTGGCGAAATAAGCGCCCTTTTTATGGGCCCGCCAGGCGGCGGTAACGCTGCTGCCCATGGCGTTGGTCGAAAGGTTGTAGACATTGACGTAGCCGCCGCTCGCCAGAACGACAGCATCGCCGGCGTGACAGCGGATTTCGCCCGTTACGAGATCCCTTACGGTGATGCCTTTTGCCTCGCCGTCAACGACCACCAGATCGAGCATTTCGGTGCGGGCGTGGACGCGAATTTTGCCGGCCTGTACCTGGCGGCTGAAGGCCTGGTAGGCTCCGAGCAGCAGTTGCTGGCCGGTCTGCCCACGGGCAAAAAAGGTACGGGAAACCTGGGCGCCACCGAAGGAACGGTTTTCCAGGTAGCCGGCGTAATCGCGGGCGAAGGGTACGCCCTGGGCGACGCACTGGTCGATGATGTTGTTGCTGATCTGGGCCAGGCGATAGACATTGGCCTCGCGGGCGCGAAAGTCGCCGCCTTTGATAGTGTCGTGGAACAGCCTGAAGATGCTGTCGCCGTCGTTCGGATAGTTTTTGGCAGCGTTGATCCCGCCCTGGGCGGCGATGCTGTGAGCCCGACGCGGGCTGTCCTGGTAGCAGAAAGCCTCGACGTTGTAGCCAAGTTCTGCCAGGGTTGCCGCAGCCGAAGCCCCGGCAAGGCCGGTACCGACAACGAGAATGGTATATTTGCGTTTGTTGGCCGGGTTGACCAGTTTCAGGTCCCGGCGATGGTTGTCCCATTTATCTGCAAGCGGTCCGGATGGACATTTGCCGTCGAGTATCACAATAAACCCCCTAAAGTGTTACAAGGCCAAAATATGTCAGAATCGGAATGGAGAGGTAGCCGGCCGCTAAGGCTAGCGCAGCGATAAACCCGGCTTTCCGCAACAGGGGCAGCAGGTATTCGTTGCAGACTCCCAGAGTTTGAAAAATACTGCTGATTCCGTGGCTGAGGTGTAGAAACAAAGCAGCAAGCCCGCCAACATAGAGCAGCACCAGGGGCCATTGCTGAAAACTAAGAACCACCATGCGGAAAACATCGACCTGTCCGGTGGCATCGCTGAACAGGGATGGTTCGAGGCCGACCTTGCGCAGAGTAAAATGCAGCAGGTGGTAGACAACGAAAGCCAGCAGTGCCAGACCGGTATAGATCATGGTCTCGGCGGCCAAGGTCGTTGTCTGTGTAGTTTTTTTTGCATAGCCAATGGGTTTTGCGGCCCGGTTTTGCAGGGTCAACCAGATACCGAAGATCACATGAGCCAAAAGGGCACCCAGCAGGCCGAGGCGAAAAATCCACAATACCGGTCCGAGTTTATGGAGTTGAGCTGCGTAAGTATTGATCGCTTCCGACCCGGCGAACAGGGTCGTGTTGCCGAGCAGGTGGGCCGCTACAAAGCCGGCGAGCATCAATCCGCTACAGGCCATGAACAGCTTTCTGCCGACGGAGCTTCGAAAAAGTTGCATTAGTTGCATCACGTTTAATCCCTTGCTAAAAGCGTTATTTAAGTCGCTTTGGTAGGCGGTTCATTGTCGCCTGTAGTTTTGTGTTTTGAGCAGAGCGACGGGCTTTGGTTGTGGTTGTTGGTTGAACAGGCAGGAGCCGATTTAATTACTGCCCTCGCCCTAGGTGGCGAGAGAAGTTCGGCAGGAGTGCCGACTGCGGTTTTTAAGGTGACCCCTTTTGGAGAATCACATATTTTAATCGGTTTTGACGATAATTGCAAAAAAAATGTGCCAACATGAATCGCCGCAGCGCCAGTTCGGTGACCATTTGCAACAAAGTATTAATTGTGTTTCAGTGCCCGGCAAGAGGCT
Protein-coding sequences here:
- a CDS encoding succinate dehydrogenase/fumarate reductase iron-sulfur subunit, producing MNLTLHVWRQQGPEDKGRLERYQAKDVSPDMSFLEMLDEVNEELIKEGREPIVFDHDCREGICGTCSQVINGQPHGPQAETTVCQLHMREFKDGDEIYIEPWRARAFPVVKDLIVDRTAMDRIIEAGGYVSVNTGGVADANAILIPKADADTAMDAAECIGCGACVAACPNGSAMLFVSAKVGQLAKLPQGRPEAARRVCAMTETMLDQGFGNCSNHYECEAACPKGISVKFISMLNREYFKALPKLKGNKDA
- a CDS encoding fumarate reductase/succinate dehydrogenase flavoprotein subunit, producing the protein MILDGKCPSGPLADKWDNHRRDLKLVNPANKRKYTILVVGTGLAGASAAATLAELGYNVEAFCYQDSPRRAHSIAAQGGINAAKNYPNDGDSIFRLFHDTIKGGDFRAREANVYRLAQISNNIIDQCVAQGVPFARDYAGYLENRSFGGAQVSRTFFARGQTGQQLLLGAYQAFSRQVQAGKIRVHARTEMLDLVVVDGEAKGITVRDLVTGEIRCHAGDAVVLASGGYVNVYNLSTNAMGSSVTAAWRAHKKGAYFANPCYTQIHPTCIPVTGDHQSKLTLMSESLRNDGRIWVPKNKGDQRPAQQIPEDERDYYLERKYPSFGNLAPRDIASRAAKQACDAGLGVGSGRGVYLDFTDAIERLGEDTIRARYGNLFDMYQRITGENAYQQPMRIYPALHYAMGGLWVDYNLQSNLPGLFVLGEANFSDHGANRLGASALMQGLADGYFIAPYTIADYLARTEPGKASSKDDEFRDSAAQVEGLTNKLLAVNGRKTVNDFHRELGHIMWEDVGMARSEESLRNALEKIPALREEFWNNVRVPGNGADLNQELEKAGRVADYLEFGELLARDALNRDESCGGHFRVEHQTEDGEAVRKDDQYSYVAAWEYGGTGKTPQLHKEPLTFENIELAVRSYK
- a CDS encoding succinate dehydrogenase cytochrome b subunit, translated to MQLMQLFRSSVGRKLFMACSGLMLAGFVAAHLLGNTTLFAGSEAINTYAAQLHKLGPVLWIFRLGLLGALLAHVIFGIWLTLQNRAAKPIGYAKKTTQTTTLAAETMIYTGLALLAFVVYHLLHFTLRKVGLEPSLFSDATGQVDVFRMVVLSFQQWPLVLLYVGGLAALFLHLSHGISSIFQTLGVCNEYLLPLLRKAGFIAALALAAGYLSIPILTYFGLVTL